The Primulina eburnea isolate SZY01 chromosome 8, ASM2296580v1, whole genome shotgun sequence genome contains a region encoding:
- the LOC140839616 gene encoding aldehyde dehydrogenase 1-like, producing MPVQSNQIMESHVKIPEIKFTKLFINGEFVDALSGKRFESIDPRTEEVIANIAEGDKEDIDLAVKAAREAFDLGPWPRLPGRERRKIMLKFADLINENLEELAALDTIDGGKLYSMNKILDIPNAAETIRYFAGAADKIHGETLKMSRELQAYTLREPVGVVGHIIPWNFPSTMFAMKVGPSLAAGCTMVVKPAEQTPLSALFYAHLAKRAGIPNGVLNVVTGYGHTAGAAISSHMDIDMVSFTGSTEVGRLVMQAAASSNLKPVSLELGGKSPFIVFDDVDVDKVADLALQGILFNKGEICVAGSRVFVQQEIYDKFTLKLVEKAKSWVVGDPFHPNVRQGPQVDKKQYEKILSYIDIGEKEGATLLYGGKPYDRKGYYIEPTIFVNVTDDMTIAKEEIFGPVMSVLKFKSVEEVIKRANDTKYGLAAGVMTDSLNIANTVSRSIRAGVVWINCYFAFDNDLPYGGYKMSGFGRDCGLESLRKYLQVKSVVTPIYNSPWL from the exons ATGCCGGTGCAATCCAATCAGATTATGGAGTCTCACGTGAAGATTCCTGAAatcaaatttaccaaactatTCATCAATGGAGAATTCGTTGACGCTTTATCAG GAAAGAGATTTGAAAGCATTGACCCGAGAACGGAAGAGGTGATTGCAAATATTGCCGAAGGGGACAAAGAAGATATTGATTTAGCGGTAAAGGCTGCTCGGGAGGCCTTCGATCTTGGTCCATGGCCTCGCTTGCCCGGACGT GAAAGAAGAAAGATAATGCTGAAATTTGCGGACTTGATTAATGAAAATTTAGAAGAATTAGCGGCCCTGGATACAATCGATGGTGGAAAGTTATACAGTATGAACAAGATACTAGACATTCCCAATGCAGCAGAAACAATACGTTACTTTGCAGGGGCAGCCGACAAAATTCATGGGGAAACTTTGAAAATGTCTAGGGAACTACAGGCATATACGCTACGTGAACCCGTTGGTGTCGTGGGGCATATTATTCCCTGGAACTTCCCGTCTACTATGTTCGCAATGAAAGTTGGCCCTTCATTAGCTGCTGGTTGCACCATGGTTGTTAAACCTGCGGAACAGACTCCTCTTTCTGCTCTTTTTTACGCTCATTTAGCAAAGCGC GCTGGAATTCCAAATGGAGTGCTTAATGTTGTGACAGGATATGGACATACGGCTGGTGCTGCCATTAGCTCTCACATGGACATTGACATG GTTAgttttacgggttctacagaagTAGGGCGCCTTGTAATGCAGGCGGCCGCGTCAAGCAATTTGAAGCCTGTTTCTCTAGAACTAGGAGGCAAATCACCCTTCATAGTTTTTGATGATGTCGATGTTGATAAAGTTGCAGATCTAGCTCTCCAAGGAATTCTATTTAACAAG GGTGAAATATGTGTGGCTGGATCCCGCGTTTTCGTTCAACAAGAGATATATGATAAATTTACCCTCAAGCTCGTTGAGAAGGCAAAATCATGGGTGGTAGGGGACCCTTTTCACCCAAATGTTCGTCAAGGACCTCAG GTTGATAAGAAGCAATACGAAAAAATACTTTCATATATTGATATTGGAGAGAAGGAAGGTGCCACTTTATTATATGGTGGTAAGCCATATGACAGAAAGGGTTATTACATTGAGCCAACAATTTTCGTAAATGTCACT GACGATATGACTATTGCAAAGGAAGAAATATTTGGACCTGTAATGTCAGTTCTCAAGTTCAA GAGTGTTGAAGAGGTGATAAAGAGAGCTAATGATACAAAATATGGATTAGCAGCTGGAGTTATGACAGATAGCTTGAATATTGCAAACACAGTATCGAGGTCGATCCGAGCTGGTGTTGTTTGGATCAATTGTTATTTTGCTTTCGACAATGATCTTCCCTACGGGGGCTATAAAATGAGCGGATTCGGAAGAGACTgtggactggaatctcttcgTAAGTATCTTCAGGTTAAATCGGTCGTAACTCCCATTTATAATTCCCCATGGCTCTAA